Proteins from a genomic interval of Kitasatospora kifunensis:
- a CDS encoding XdhC family protein — translation MQDIAEQLQAWHASGRSFAVATVVGVSGSAPRDPGAALAVDADGEAVGSVSGGCVEGAVYELCREAIESGQPVLERFGYSDEDAFAVGLTCGGILDVFVQPVVPGTDAGLDAGVTYIASGTPVALVRVIEGPAGLLGATVAVTGDTHHGTLSPGGPSTTGALERSAVAEARALLDAGRTAKVTLALDGRPCDPTAAGTVTFFVESYVPKPRMLVFGAIDFAAAVVRIGKFLGYRVTVCDARPVFATRRRFPEADEVVVDWPHRYLEAQLAAPDGNSGIDGRTVLCVLTHDAKFDIPLLERALRLPVGFVGAMGSRKTHLDRNAKLREAGLSEAEIARLRSPIGLDLGARTPEETAVAVAAEIVASRRGGGCLPLSAGAGPIHHDLERAEAKSARARRIA, via the coding sequence ATGCAGGACATCGCCGAGCAGTTGCAGGCCTGGCACGCCTCCGGGCGCTCCTTCGCGGTGGCCACCGTGGTCGGCGTCTCGGGCAGCGCGCCGCGCGACCCGGGTGCGGCGCTGGCCGTGGACGCGGACGGCGAGGCCGTCGGCAGCGTCTCGGGCGGGTGCGTGGAGGGGGCGGTGTACGAGCTGTGCCGGGAGGCGATCGAGTCCGGGCAGCCGGTGCTCGAACGGTTCGGCTACAGCGACGAGGACGCCTTCGCCGTCGGGCTGACCTGCGGCGGCATCCTGGACGTCTTCGTCCAGCCGGTGGTCCCCGGCACGGATGCGGGGCTGGACGCCGGCGTGACCTACATCGCCTCCGGCACACCGGTCGCGCTGGTCCGGGTGATCGAGGGGCCCGCCGGGCTGCTCGGCGCCACCGTCGCGGTGACCGGCGACACCCACCACGGCACCCTCTCCCCGGGCGGGCCTTCGACGACCGGAGCGCTGGAGCGCTCGGCCGTCGCCGAGGCGCGGGCCCTGCTGGACGCGGGCCGGACCGCCAAGGTCACCCTGGCGCTGGACGGCCGCCCCTGTGACCCAACAGCAGCGGGCACCGTCACCTTCTTCGTCGAGTCCTACGTCCCCAAGCCGCGGATGCTGGTCTTCGGCGCGATCGACTTCGCGGCCGCCGTGGTGCGGATCGGCAAGTTCCTCGGCTACCGCGTCACGGTCTGCGACGCCCGCCCGGTCTTCGCCACCCGGCGGCGCTTCCCGGAGGCCGACGAGGTGGTGGTCGACTGGCCGCACCGCTACCTGGAGGCCCAACTCGCCGCGCCCGACGGGAACTCGGGCATCGACGGCCGCACCGTGCTGTGCGTGCTGACCCATGACGCCAAGTTCGACATCCCGCTGCTGGAGCGCGCGCTGCGGCTGCCGGTCGGCTTCGTCGGGGCGATGGGCTCGCGCAAGACCCACCTGGACCGCAACGCCAAGCTGCGCGAGGCGGGTCTGAGCGAGGCCGAGATCGCCCGGCTGCGCTCGCCGATCGGCCTGGACCTGGGCGCCAGGACGCCCGAGGAGACCGCCGTCGCGGTGGCCGCCGAGATCGTCGCCAGCCGGCGCGGCGGCGGCTGCCTGCCGCTGTCGGCCGGCGCGGGCCCGATCCACCACGACCTGGAGCGCGCCGAGGCGAAGTCCGCGAGGGCCCGACGGATCGCCTGA
- a CDS encoding NCS2 family permease → MSRIPTEPDTTERIPAQVGTPTSTSGGSNSALDRYFKISARGSTFGNEIRGGLTTFMAMAYIVLLNPLILSGADVTGAKLGHAQLTTATALAAAVTTILMGVVGNVPLAVAAGLSVSGAVSALVVPHTTWAQAFGLCVIYGLLIVLLVVSGLREKIMNGIPLPLKHAITIGIGLFVSLIGLHKAGFVQSGGPTLVSLGPEGELTGWPVVCFAVTLLIIFVLLARNVRGAILIGIASGTVFAFVVNAVGHVPAKAWGSAPPVWPGSPVAAPDFGLVGHIDLFGAFGSKGMGAISASVAVFTLVLAGFFDAMATIIGVGTEAGLADKQGRMPGLSKALFIDGAGGAIGGLFGASGQTVFVESATGVGEGARTGLASAVTGGVFALMLFFSPLAGIVPVEVASAALVVIGSMMMSQARHIDWADRDVAIPAFLTCTMMPFTYSITAGVAAGVISYTVIKAGKGKWREPGPLMWILTAVFVLYFALTPVKEWLGVH, encoded by the coding sequence ATGTCCCGGATCCCCACGGAGCCAGACACCACTGAGAGAATTCCCGCCCAGGTCGGCACCCCCACCTCGACCTCGGGCGGTTCGAACAGCGCACTGGACAGGTACTTCAAGATCTCAGCCCGAGGCTCGACGTTCGGCAACGAGATCCGCGGCGGCCTGACCACCTTCATGGCGATGGCCTACATCGTCCTGCTCAACCCGCTCATCCTGAGCGGCGCCGACGTCACCGGCGCCAAGCTCGGCCACGCCCAGCTCACCACCGCGACGGCGCTCGCCGCCGCCGTCACCACGATCCTGATGGGCGTGGTGGGCAACGTGCCGCTGGCGGTCGCCGCCGGCCTGTCGGTCTCCGGGGCGGTCTCCGCGCTGGTGGTACCGCACACCACCTGGGCGCAGGCCTTCGGCCTCTGCGTCATCTACGGCCTGCTGATCGTGCTGCTGGTGGTCTCCGGACTCCGCGAGAAGATCATGAACGGCATCCCACTGCCGCTCAAGCACGCGATCACCATCGGGATCGGCCTGTTCGTCTCGCTGATCGGCCTGCACAAGGCCGGCTTCGTGCAGAGCGGTGGGCCCACCCTGGTCTCGCTGGGCCCCGAGGGCGAGCTGACCGGCTGGCCCGTGGTCTGCTTCGCCGTCACGCTGCTGATCATCTTCGTGCTGCTGGCCCGCAACGTGCGCGGCGCCATCCTGATCGGCATCGCCTCTGGCACCGTCTTCGCCTTCGTGGTCAACGCGGTCGGCCACGTCCCCGCCAAGGCCTGGGGCAGCGCGCCGCCGGTCTGGCCGGGCAGTCCGGTCGCCGCGCCCGACTTCGGCCTGGTCGGCCACATCGACCTGTTCGGCGCATTCGGCTCCAAGGGCATGGGCGCGATCAGCGCCTCGGTCGCGGTCTTCACCCTGGTGCTGGCAGGGTTCTTCGACGCGATGGCCACCATCATCGGCGTCGGCACCGAGGCCGGCCTGGCCGACAAGCAGGGCCGGATGCCCGGCCTGTCCAAGGCGCTCTTCATCGACGGCGCCGGCGGTGCGATCGGCGGCCTGTTCGGCGCCTCGGGCCAGACGGTCTTCGTCGAGTCGGCCACCGGCGTCGGTGAGGGCGCCAGGACCGGTCTGGCCTCCGCGGTCACCGGCGGTGTCTTCGCGCTGATGCTCTTCTTCTCCCCGCTGGCCGGCATCGTGCCGGTCGAGGTCGCCTCCGCCGCACTGGTCGTGATCGGCTCGATGATGATGAGTCAGGCCCGGCACATCGACTGGGCCGACCGCGACGTGGCCATTCCGGCCTTCCTGACCTGCACGATGATGCCGTTCACCTACAGCATCACAGCGGGCGTCGCCGCCGGTGTGATCTCCTACACGGTGATCAAGGCCGGCAAGGGCAAGTGGCGCGAACCGGGTCCGCTGATGTGGATCCTGACCGCCGTCTTCGTCCTCTACTTCGCGCTCACACCGGTCAAGGAGTGGCTGGGGGTCCACTAG
- the pucD gene encoding xanthine dehydrogenase subunit D, with translation MTARTIQGQKNLQDITTGSTDGIGGSPLRPDGTLKVRGEFAYSSDMWHEDMLWGMALRSPHPRANILSVDIAEALKTPGVYAVLTHEDIPGSKYYGLEIQDQPALAIDKVRYHGEAIALVAADHPETARRAVKKIKVEYEVLTPITTEEQALHPEVHGYVHEPHEYKSHAYGNICHSQKLVHGQGVTEAVKALADVVVRGEYEVGMQDQAFLGPESGLAVPAEDGGIDLYVATQWLHVDRQQMAPVLGLPEEKVRLTLAGVGGAFGGREDLSMQIHASLLAQRTGKPVKIVYSRDESFFGHVHRHPAKMTYEHGATRDGKLVYADVRLVLDGGAYASASPAVVGNAASLGNGPYNIPNIRMEAIALYTNNPSCGAMRGFGAVQACFGYESQMDKLAAELGMDPVELRQLNAMSEGDYMPTGQRIDSPAPVAELLQRVKDMPLPPPLDLDNLDIRELPGALSNTSHGEGIVRGIGYSVGIKNVGFSEGFDDYSTARVRLEVIGGEPVAMVHTAMAEVGQGGVTVHGQIARTELGVEKVTIHPANTEVGSAGSTSASRQTYMTGGAVKLAAEAVKQALIAKGRKRYGWTHQDLNLVGGKVVSAAQGALVSMVDLLGDEAIDLTREHHHRPTVAFDKETGQGFGHVQYTFCANRAVVDVDVDLGLVKVVELTAAQDVGKALNPLSVIGQIQGGCTQALGLAVMEEIIVKDGKVRNASFTDYLIPTILDVPPIPVDMLELPDPNAPYGLRGVGEAPTVSATPSIVAAIRAATGLALNRIPVRPEHLTGTL, from the coding sequence ATGACCGCGCGCACGATCCAGGGGCAGAAGAACCTCCAGGACATCACCACCGGCTCCACGGACGGCATCGGCGGCTCGCCGCTGCGCCCGGACGGCACGCTGAAGGTCAGGGGCGAGTTCGCCTACTCCTCGGACATGTGGCACGAGGACATGCTCTGGGGCATGGCGCTGCGCTCGCCGCACCCGCGGGCCAACATCCTCTCCGTGGACATCGCCGAGGCGCTCAAGACCCCGGGCGTCTACGCGGTGCTGACCCACGAGGACATCCCGGGCTCCAAGTACTACGGCCTGGAGATCCAGGACCAGCCGGCGCTGGCGATCGACAAGGTCCGCTACCACGGCGAGGCGATCGCGCTGGTGGCGGCCGACCACCCGGAGACCGCCCGCCGCGCGGTGAAGAAGATCAAGGTCGAGTACGAGGTGCTCACCCCGATCACCACCGAGGAGCAGGCCCTGCACCCCGAGGTGCACGGCTACGTGCACGAGCCGCACGAGTACAAGTCGCACGCCTACGGCAACATCTGCCACAGCCAGAAGCTGGTCCACGGCCAGGGCGTGACCGAGGCGGTCAAGGCGCTGGCGGACGTGGTGGTGCGCGGCGAGTACGAGGTCGGCATGCAGGACCAGGCCTTCCTCGGCCCGGAGTCCGGCCTCGCGGTGCCCGCCGAGGACGGCGGCATCGACCTGTACGTCGCCACCCAGTGGCTGCACGTGGACCGCCAGCAGATGGCCCCGGTGCTCGGCCTGCCCGAGGAGAAGGTGCGCCTGACCCTGGCCGGGGTCGGCGGCGCGTTCGGCGGCCGCGAGGACCTGTCGATGCAGATCCACGCCTCGCTGCTGGCCCAGCGCACCGGCAAGCCGGTCAAGATCGTCTACTCCCGGGACGAGTCCTTCTTCGGCCACGTGCACCGCCACCCGGCCAAGATGACCTACGAGCACGGCGCCACCAGGGACGGCAAGCTGGTCTACGCGGACGTGCGCCTGGTGCTGGACGGCGGCGCCTACGCCTCCGCCTCGCCCGCCGTGGTGGGCAACGCGGCCTCGCTGGGCAACGGCCCCTACAACATCCCGAACATCCGGATGGAGGCCATCGCCCTCTACACCAACAACCCGTCCTGCGGGGCGATGCGCGGCTTCGGCGCGGTGCAGGCCTGCTTCGGCTACGAGTCGCAGATGGACAAGCTGGCCGCCGAGTTGGGCATGGACCCGGTCGAACTGCGGCAGCTGAACGCGATGTCCGAGGGCGACTACATGCCCACCGGACAGCGGATCGACTCCCCCGCGCCGGTGGCCGAACTGCTGCAGCGGGTCAAGGACATGCCGCTGCCGCCGCCGCTGGACCTGGACAACCTGGACATCCGCGAGCTGCCCGGCGCGCTGTCCAACACCTCGCACGGCGAGGGCATCGTGCGCGGCATCGGCTACTCGGTGGGCATCAAGAACGTCGGCTTCTCCGAGGGCTTCGACGACTACTCCACCGCCCGGGTGCGCCTGGAGGTGATCGGCGGCGAGCCGGTGGCCATGGTGCACACCGCGATGGCCGAGGTCGGCCAGGGCGGCGTCACCGTGCACGGCCAGATCGCCCGCACCGAGCTGGGCGTGGAGAAGGTCACCATCCACCCGGCCAACACCGAGGTCGGCTCGGCCGGTTCGACCTCCGCCTCGCGCCAGACCTACATGACCGGCGGCGCGGTCAAGCTCGCCGCCGAGGCGGTCAAGCAGGCACTGATCGCCAAGGGCCGCAAGCGCTACGGCTGGACCCACCAGGACCTGAACCTGGTCGGCGGCAAGGTGGTCTCCGCCGCGCAGGGCGCGCTGGTCTCCATGGTCGACCTGCTCGGCGACGAGGCGATCGACCTGACCCGCGAGCACCACCACCGCCCCACCGTCGCCTTCGACAAGGAGACCGGGCAGGGCTTCGGACACGTCCAGTACACCTTCTGCGCCAACCGCGCGGTGGTCGACGTGGACGTGGACCTCGGCCTGGTCAAGGTGGTCGAGCTGACGGCCGCCCAGGACGTCGGCAAGGCGCTCAACCCGCTCTCGGTCATCGGCCAGATCCAGGGCGGCTGCACCCAGGCGCTGGGCCTGGCGGTGATGGAGGAGATCATCGTCAAGGACGGCAAGGTGCGCAACGCCTCCTTCACCGACTACCTGATCCCCACCATCCTCGACGTGCCGCCGATCCCGGTGGACATGCTCGAACTGCCCGACCCCAACGCCCCGTACGGGCTGCGCGGGGTCGGCGAGGCGCCCACGGTCTCGGCCACCCCCTCGATCGTGGCCGCGATCCGGGCCGCCACCGGCCTCGCCCTCAACCGGATCCCGGTCCGGCCCGAACACCTCACCGGGACCCTCTGA